A stretch of the Streptomyces sp. NBC_01428 genome encodes the following:
- a CDS encoding S1 family peptidase, translating into MSHKRIPKRKAAIAVGSVAALGAAALLLPNANASQSNGDDATPRTFKATDVSDVAAQLASQLGGAFAGSYYDAANKQLVVNVVGNNSNVVNRIEQAGAVAHQVQNSTSDLRAAAKTLRTDATIPGTAWSVDPKTNEIRVTADSTVTGSKWDTLTSTVKDLGSGVATVKKSAGTFKTFVDGGDAIFGGGARCSLGFNVTAGDGSPAFLTAGHCGVAAKQWSDAQDGAPIATVDQATFPGDGDFALVKYDDPATQANSAVNVGNGQSVQINQAADAAVGQQVFRMGSTTGLNDGNVTGLDATVNYPEGTVTGLIQTDVCAEPGDSGGSLFTQDGSAIGLTSGGSGDCTVGGETFFQPVTTALQAVGATLGAGDAGAGGAADPSAGAGDQAGAGDQAGGADDQAGGAADDQAGGAADDQGGGAADDQGAADDQGIADDQGGAAYGQSGSGMDDGSGMVTTP; encoded by the coding sequence TTGAGTCACAAACGGATACCCAAGCGCAAGGCCGCGATCGCGGTGGGCAGCGTGGCAGCGCTCGGAGCAGCGGCTCTCCTGCTCCCCAACGCCAATGCCTCGCAGTCGAACGGGGACGACGCCACACCCAGAACGTTCAAGGCGACCGACGTCTCCGACGTCGCCGCGCAGCTCGCCTCCCAGCTGGGCGGCGCCTTCGCGGGGTCGTACTACGACGCCGCGAACAAGCAGCTCGTCGTCAACGTCGTCGGTAACAACAGCAACGTCGTCAACCGGATCGAGCAGGCCGGAGCCGTCGCCCACCAGGTGCAGAACAGCACGTCCGACCTGCGGGCCGCCGCCAAGACGCTGCGGACGGACGCGACGATCCCCGGCACGGCGTGGTCCGTCGACCCGAAGACCAACGAGATCCGCGTGACCGCGGACTCCACCGTCACGGGCTCCAAGTGGGACACGCTCACCTCGACGGTCAAGGACCTCGGTTCCGGGGTGGCGACCGTCAAGAAGTCGGCGGGCACCTTCAAGACCTTCGTCGACGGCGGCGACGCCATCTTCGGCGGGGGCGCGCGCTGCTCCCTCGGCTTCAACGTCACCGCGGGCGACGGCAGCCCCGCCTTCCTCACCGCGGGTCACTGCGGGGTTGCCGCCAAGCAGTGGTCGGACGCGCAGGACGGCGCGCCGATCGCCACCGTCGACCAGGCGACCTTCCCCGGTGACGGCGACTTCGCCCTCGTCAAGTACGACGACCCCGCGACGCAGGCCAACAGCGCGGTCAACGTCGGCAACGGGCAGAGCGTCCAGATCAACCAGGCGGCCGACGCGGCCGTGGGCCAGCAGGTCTTCCGGATGGGCAGCACCACGGGTCTGAACGACGGCAACGTCACCGGCCTCGACGCCACCGTGAACTACCCCGAGGGCACGGTCACCGGTCTCATCCAGACCGACGTCTGCGCCGAGCCCGGAGACAGCGGCGGCTCCCTGTTCACCCAGGACGGCAGCGCGATCGGCCTCACCTCGGGCGGCAGCGGCGACTGCACCGTCGGCGGCGAGACCTTCTTCCAGCCGGTGACCACCGCCCTCCAGGCGGTCGGCGCGACGCTGGGAGCGGGTGACGCCGGTGCCGGCGGCGCGGCGGACCCGAGCGCGGGCGCCGGTGACCAGGCCGGAGCCGGTGACCAGGCGGGCGGCGCGGACGACCAGGCCGGCGGCGCGGCGGACGACCAGGCCGGCGGCGCTGCCGACGACCAGGGCGGCGGCGCTGCCGACGACCAGGGCGCGGCCGACGACCAAGGGATCGCCGACGACCAGGGCGGCGCGGCCTACGGCCAGTCCGGTTCCGGCATGGACGACGGCTCGGGCATGGTGACCACCCCCTGA
- a CDS encoding HlyD family efflux transporter periplasmic adaptor subunit: protein MQFRQQALAKLQSPEELDLPVRFARPQGWLVLAVTVVVMAAASVWAVTGTVSSTVSAPAVLTHGQGSYLLQSPVAGQVTSVVAKEGERLPANAPVVKVRTARGTTTVVRTVAAGRVTALAATIGAIISTGANVASVEKVAHADDPLYATVYVPAESAAALPANASVDLSVQSVPAQRYGVLRGHVATVGRSVQTRQQIAAYLGDDQLGEQFSKKGRPVAVLVRLDRSSGTRSGLKWSSSDGPPFPLTSMSLATGSIRLADQRPVDWLLP from the coding sequence GTGCAGTTCCGTCAACAGGCCCTCGCCAAGCTCCAGTCGCCCGAGGAACTCGACCTCCCGGTGCGCTTCGCCCGCCCGCAGGGCTGGCTCGTGCTGGCCGTGACCGTCGTCGTCATGGCCGCCGCCTCCGTGTGGGCCGTGACCGGCACCGTCTCCTCCACCGTGAGCGCGCCCGCCGTCCTGACGCACGGCCAGGGCAGTTACCTCCTGCAGAGCCCCGTCGCCGGCCAGGTCACCTCCGTCGTCGCGAAGGAAGGTGAACGGCTCCCCGCGAACGCCCCGGTGGTCAAGGTCCGTACCGCGCGCGGCACCACGACAGTGGTGCGCACGGTCGCCGCGGGCCGCGTCACCGCGCTCGCCGCCACCATCGGCGCGATCATCTCGACCGGCGCGAACGTGGCGTCCGTGGAGAAGGTCGCGCACGCCGACGACCCGCTGTACGCGACGGTCTACGTCCCCGCCGAGAGCGCCGCGGCCCTTCCCGCGAACGCCTCCGTCGACCTCTCCGTCCAGTCCGTGCCCGCCCAGCGGTACGGCGTGCTGCGCGGCCATGTGGCGACCGTCGGACGCAGTGTGCAGACCCGGCAGCAGATCGCCGCCTACCTCGGTGACGACCAACTCGGCGAGCAGTTCAGCAAGAAGGGCAGACCGGTCGCCGTCCTGGTACGGCTCGACCGCTCGTCCGGCACCAGGAGCGGACTGAAGTGGTCCTCGTCGGACGGACCCCCCTTCCCGCTCACCTCGATGTCCCTCGCCACGGGTTCGATCCGGCTGGCCGACCAGCGCCCCGTCGATTGGCTCCTGCCGTGA
- a CDS encoding NHLP family bacteriocin export ABC transporter peptidase/permease/ATPase subunit, with protein MTTTDTRGRRRAAPPRRAVPKSRVRAVRTPTVLQMEAVECGAASLAMVLGHHGRHIPLEELRIACGVSRDGSRASNLLKAARGYGLTAKGMQMDTAALAEVRAPAILFWEFNHYVVYDGMGRRFGRRGVHINDPGKGRRFVPMEDFDTSFTGVVLVMEPGPEFRTGGRRPGILGAMPARLRGTSGTMPAAVLASLLLVAVGAAVPALSRTYIDQYLIGGQSSLLGVLFASMGASVLLTVVLTWLQQANLLRGRIISSTLSSARFLRHLLRLPVTFFSQRSPADLVQRLQSNDAVAETLARDLAAAGVDAIVVVLYAVLLYTYDPQLTAVGIGVALLNVVAMRVVIRLRATRTAKLRADTARLTNTAYTGLQLIETMKATGGEDGYFRKWAGQHATTLEEQQRLGVPSAWLGVVAPTLATLNSALILWIGGLRAVEGHISVGLLVAFQALVTRFTAPLTRLNGVAGRIQDFAADVARLKDVENFQTDPLYARPGGGESTRRLQGHVELENITFGYSPLDKPLLSGFSLTVGPGRQVALVGGSGSGKSTVSRLISGLYAPWEGTIRIDGRLLEDIPRGALASSVSFVDQDVFLFEGTVRDNIALWDPSIPDDAVVTALRDAALYDVVTRRPGGIHSRVEQDGRNFSGGQRQRLEIARALVRRPSILVLDEVTSALDAETEQTVMDNLRRRGCACVVIAHRLSTVRDSDEIVVLEHGTVVERGRHDALVAAGGPYATLVKER; from the coding sequence GTGACCACCACCGACACCCGCGGCAGACGCCGCGCCGCCCCGCCCCGGCGCGCCGTGCCCAAGAGCCGCGTCCGGGCCGTGCGCACGCCCACGGTGCTCCAGATGGAGGCGGTCGAATGCGGCGCGGCCTCCCTCGCCATGGTGCTCGGGCACCACGGCCGGCACATCCCGCTCGAAGAACTGCGCATCGCGTGCGGTGTCTCGCGGGACGGCTCCCGGGCCAGCAACCTGCTGAAGGCGGCGCGCGGTTACGGCCTCACCGCCAAGGGCATGCAGATGGACACCGCCGCGCTCGCCGAGGTGCGGGCGCCCGCGATCCTGTTCTGGGAGTTCAACCACTACGTCGTGTACGACGGCATGGGCCGCCGGTTCGGACGTCGCGGCGTGCACATCAACGACCCGGGCAAGGGCCGCCGGTTCGTGCCCATGGAGGACTTCGACACCAGCTTCACCGGAGTCGTCCTGGTCATGGAGCCGGGTCCGGAGTTCCGCACCGGAGGCCGCAGGCCGGGCATCCTGGGCGCGATGCCGGCCCGTCTGCGCGGAACCTCGGGCACGATGCCCGCGGCCGTCCTCGCGAGTCTGCTGCTGGTGGCCGTCGGTGCGGCCGTACCGGCGCTCAGCCGGACGTACATCGACCAGTATCTGATTGGTGGTCAGAGTTCGCTGCTCGGCGTGCTGTTCGCGTCGATGGGCGCCTCCGTGCTGCTCACCGTCGTGCTCACCTGGCTGCAGCAGGCGAACCTGCTGCGGGGGCGCATCATCTCCTCGACGCTCTCCAGCGCCCGGTTCCTGCGCCATCTGCTGCGCCTGCCCGTCACGTTCTTCTCCCAGCGCAGCCCCGCGGACCTGGTGCAGCGCCTCCAGTCGAACGACGCGGTGGCCGAGACGCTGGCCCGCGACCTTGCGGCCGCCGGCGTCGACGCGATCGTCGTCGTCCTGTACGCCGTGCTGCTCTACACCTACGACCCGCAGCTCACGGCTGTCGGGATCGGCGTGGCGCTGCTGAACGTGGTCGCCATGCGCGTGGTGATCCGGCTGCGCGCGACCCGCACCGCCAAGCTGCGTGCCGACACCGCCCGGCTGACCAACACCGCCTACACCGGGCTGCAGTTGATCGAGACGATGAAGGCGACGGGCGGCGAGGACGGCTACTTCCGCAAGTGGGCCGGACAGCACGCCACGACCCTGGAGGAGCAGCAGCGCCTCGGGGTGCCGAGCGCGTGGCTGGGTGTCGTCGCCCCGACCCTCGCGACGCTCAACAGCGCGCTGATCCTGTGGATCGGCGGTCTGCGTGCGGTCGAGGGGCACATCTCCGTGGGGCTGCTGGTCGCCTTCCAGGCGCTCGTCACCCGCTTCACCGCGCCGCTCACCCGGCTGAACGGGGTCGCGGGCCGCATCCAGGACTTCGCCGCCGACGTGGCCCGGCTGAAGGACGTCGAGAACTTCCAGACGGACCCGCTGTACGCCCGGCCCGGCGGTGGGGAGTCCACCCGGCGGCTGCAGGGCCATGTCGAGCTGGAGAACATCACGTTCGGCTACAGCCCGCTCGACAAGCCGCTGCTCAGCGGTTTCTCGCTGACCGTGGGCCCCGGCCGGCAGGTCGCGCTGGTCGGCGGGTCGGGCAGCGGCAAGTCGACCGTCTCGCGGCTGATCTCGGGCCTGTACGCGCCGTGGGAGGGCACGATCCGCATCGACGGACGGCTCCTGGAGGACATCCCGCGCGGCGCGCTGGCGTCGTCCGTGTCCTTCGTCGACCAGGACGTCTTCCTCTTCGAGGGGACCGTGCGGGACAACATCGCGCTGTGGGACCCCTCCATCCCTGACGACGCGGTGGTCACCGCGCTGCGGGACGCGGCGCTTTACGACGTGGTGACGCGGCGCCCCGGCGGCATCCACAGCAGGGTGGAGCAGGACGGCCGCAACTTCTCCGGCGGGCAGCGTCAACGCCTGGAGATCGCGCGGGCGCTGGTCCGCAGGCCGAGCATCCTCGTGCTCGACGAGGTGACGAGCGCCCTCGACGCGGAGACCGAGCAGACGGTCATGGACAACCTGCGGCGGCGCGGCTGCGCGTGCGTGGTGATCGCCCATCGGCTCAGCACCGTGCGGGACAGCGACGAGATCGTCGTGCTCGAACACGGAACGGTCGTGGAACGCGGCCGGCACGACGCGCTGGTCGCCGCCGGCGGACCCTACGCCACGCTGGTCAAGGAGCGATGA
- a CDS encoding NHLP bacteriocin export ABC transporter permease/ATPase subunit, with amino-acid sequence MTTVHEGVHEGDLVLGALGGMGAPVDCAGLNRLDLEGPQVLWLVAAGAMDLFAVDAAQQGHWHHLGRLEAGSLLLGPVAGPQHTLVGRPLRDCVVRRIALRELYQQADTATWSYDAYGNAQYVPPTESPLEYALALGVGRSLSILFQAPMATENAAALTDDDVFWMRVPPGSVQYGSLYGAEAAADLLMDPAVWQGMVDQQYRLLATLDRWIEQVEAGHEDRTAAGIRAGEAVRVQADRTLLASIGRASDKRPTAADADATHAACKLVARAAGITLAGPAQSGAESDRLDPVERIALASRVRTRAVRLDGRWWRDDIGPLVGRRAVSGAPVALLWRRGGYVAVHPSSGRETPVEKANAAEFEPRAVMFYRPLPERRLSPLRLLRFCLGGTAGDLRNLAISGLVTVAIGALVPIATGRVLGEYVPKAQHGLIVQVCLALMVTSVVSAAFMLLQNLTLLRMEGRIEASLQPAVWDRLLRLPTTFFTSRSTGELASAAMGISAIRRLLAGVGPTLAQAGTVGAMNLGLLFWYSVPMALAAIGMLVVIAAVFLGLGLWQVRWQRRLVVLSNKLNNQAFQTLRGLPKLRVAAAENYAYAAWAGEFARSRELQQRVGRIKNLTTVLGAVYLPLCSLLMFMLLAGPAHGSLSAAEFLTFNTSVTMLLTSVTQITGAFVSAAAALPMFEEIRPVLDATPEVRVASTRPGLLSGGIEARRLSFRYADDGPLVLDDVSFAVRPGEFVAVVGPSGCGKSTLLRLLIGFDRPVSGSVLYDGQDLAALDQSAVRRQCGVVLQHAQPFTGSILDCICGTEPYTPEEAMAAAEMAGLAEDIRRMPMGLHTLVSGSGAISGGQRQRLMIAQALIRRPRILFFDEATSALDNETQRTVIESTKALNATRVVIAHRLSTVLDADRVVVMEDGRVAQQGTPAELLADTGGRLHELVRRQLA; translated from the coding sequence ATGACCACGGTTCACGAGGGTGTGCACGAAGGGGACCTCGTCCTCGGCGCGCTCGGCGGCATGGGCGCACCGGTGGACTGCGCCGGACTCAACCGCCTCGATCTGGAAGGCCCGCAGGTCCTGTGGCTGGTCGCCGCGGGAGCGATGGACCTGTTCGCGGTGGACGCCGCGCAGCAGGGGCACTGGCACCACCTCGGCCGGCTGGAGGCGGGCTCGCTGCTGCTCGGTCCGGTCGCCGGCCCGCAGCACACCCTGGTCGGGCGCCCGTTGCGGGACTGCGTGGTGCGTCGCATCGCGCTGCGGGAGCTGTATCAGCAGGCCGACACGGCGACCTGGTCCTACGACGCGTACGGCAACGCGCAGTACGTGCCGCCGACGGAGAGCCCGTTGGAGTACGCCCTGGCGCTCGGGGTCGGGCGCAGCCTGTCCATCCTCTTCCAGGCACCGATGGCCACGGAGAACGCGGCCGCCCTCACCGACGACGACGTGTTCTGGATGCGGGTGCCGCCGGGCAGTGTGCAGTACGGCTCGCTGTACGGGGCCGAGGCGGCGGCCGACCTGCTGATGGACCCGGCCGTCTGGCAGGGCATGGTCGACCAGCAGTACCGGTTGCTGGCCACCCTCGACCGCTGGATCGAGCAGGTGGAGGCCGGTCACGAGGACCGTACGGCGGCCGGCATCAGGGCGGGTGAGGCCGTCCGCGTGCAGGCCGACCGCACGCTGCTCGCCTCGATCGGCAGGGCGTCCGACAAACGCCCGACCGCGGCCGACGCGGACGCCACCCACGCCGCCTGCAAGCTGGTGGCCCGCGCGGCGGGGATCACCCTGGCCGGGCCGGCTCAGAGCGGCGCGGAGAGCGACCGCCTCGACCCGGTCGAGCGGATCGCGCTCGCCTCACGGGTCCGCACGCGCGCCGTACGACTCGACGGGCGCTGGTGGCGGGACGACATCGGCCCGCTGGTCGGCCGTCGGGCCGTGTCCGGCGCGCCGGTCGCGCTGCTGTGGCGGCGCGGCGGATACGTCGCCGTCCATCCGTCGTCCGGACGGGAGACGCCGGTCGAGAAGGCCAACGCGGCCGAGTTCGAGCCGCGGGCCGTGATGTTCTACCGTCCGCTGCCCGAGCGGAGGCTGAGCCCGCTGCGACTGCTGCGCTTCTGCCTCGGGGGCACCGCGGGCGACCTGCGCAACCTCGCGATCAGCGGGCTGGTGACCGTCGCGATCGGCGCGCTGGTCCCGATCGCGACCGGCCGGGTGCTCGGCGAGTACGTGCCGAAGGCGCAGCACGGTCTCATCGTGCAGGTGTGTCTCGCGCTCATGGTCACCAGCGTGGTGTCGGCGGCGTTCATGCTGCTGCAGAACCTCACCCTGCTGCGGATGGAGGGCCGGATCGAGGCGAGCCTGCAACCGGCTGTCTGGGACCGGCTGTTGCGGCTGCCGACGACGTTCTTCACCTCCCGCTCGACCGGTGAACTCGCCAGTGCCGCGATGGGCATCAGCGCCATCCGCCGGCTCCTCGCGGGCGTCGGTCCGACCCTCGCGCAGGCGGGCACGGTCGGTGCGATGAACCTGGGGCTGCTGTTCTGGTACAGCGTGCCGATGGCGCTCGCCGCGATCGGCATGCTCGTGGTCATCGCCGCGGTGTTCCTGGGGCTCGGTCTCTGGCAGGTGCGCTGGCAGCGCCGCCTGGTGGTACTGAGCAACAAGCTCAACAACCAGGCGTTCCAGACCCTGCGCGGCCTGCCCAAGCTGCGGGTGGCGGCGGCCGAGAACTACGCGTACGCGGCCTGGGCGGGCGAGTTCGCCCGCAGCCGCGAACTGCAGCAGCGGGTCGGCCGGATCAAGAACCTCACCACGGTGCTGGGCGCGGTGTACCTGCCGCTGTGCTCGCTGCTGATGTTCATGCTGCTCGCGGGCCCCGCGCACGGTTCGCTGTCCGCGGCCGAGTTCCTCACCTTCAACACGTCGGTGACGATGCTGCTGACCTCGGTCACGCAGATCACCGGCGCGTTCGTCTCGGCGGCCGCCGCGCTGCCGATGTTCGAGGAGATCAGGCCCGTGCTCGACGCGACCCCCGAGGTCAGGGTGGCGAGCACCCGGCCGGGCCTGCTGTCCGGCGGTATCGAGGCCCGCAGGCTGTCGTTCCGGTACGCCGACGACGGGCCGCTCGTCCTCGACGACGTGTCGTTCGCCGTCCGCCCCGGCGAGTTCGTGGCGGTCGTGGGCCCGAGCGGCTGCGGCAAGTCCACGCTGCTGCGCCTGCTGATCGGCTTCGACAGGCCGGTGTCGGGCAGCGTCCTGTACGACGGCCAGGACCTGGCGGCGCTCGACCAGTCCGCGGTACGGCGCCAGTGCGGTGTGGTGCTCCAGCACGCCCAGCCGTTCACCGGGTCGATCCTGGACTGCATCTGCGGTACCGAGCCGTACACGCCGGAGGAGGCGATGGCCGCCGCGGAGATGGCGGGTCTCGCCGAGGACATCCGGCGGATGCCGATGGGCCTGCACACGCTCGTGTCGGGCAGCGGCGCGATCTCCGGCGGCCAGCGCCAACGCCTCATGATCGCGCAGGCGTTGATCCGCCGGCCGCGCATCCTCTTCTTCGACGAGGCGACCAGCGCCCTCGACAACGAGACGCAGCGGACGGTGATCGAGAGCACCAAGGCGCTCAACGCCACCCGGGTCGTGATCGCGCACCGGCTGTCGACGGTGCTGGACGCGGACCGGGTCGTCGTGATGGAGGACGGCCGGGTCGCTCAGCAGGGCACGCCCGCGGAGCTGCTGGCGGACACGGGCGGGCGGCTGCACGAGCTCGTGCGCCGCCAACTCGCCTGA
- a CDS encoding SRPBCC family protein, whose amino-acid sequence MSAEPTAPTGTFLTLDDGRPAVRFTRTYDHPAERVWRFVTDPDELAAWFPSRADMDLRPGGTVTFSGDPNMPESTGHVLAVEPHRHLSFAWGDDELHFDLEALDGGRTRFTLTNVLAARDTAARNGAGWDVCLAALDTLARDEPSGGPHAGGLARWQEIYRGYLAEGVPSGAPVPGTD is encoded by the coding sequence ATGTCCGCCGAACCCACCGCCCCCACCGGGACGTTCCTCACCCTCGACGACGGCCGCCCCGCCGTCCGGTTCACCCGCACCTACGACCACCCCGCCGAGCGGGTCTGGCGCTTCGTCACCGACCCCGACGAGCTGGCCGCCTGGTTCCCCTCGCGCGCCGACATGGACCTGCGCCCCGGCGGCACCGTCACGTTCAGCGGCGATCCCAACATGCCGGAGTCGACGGGCCACGTCCTCGCCGTCGAACCCCACCGCCACCTCTCCTTCGCGTGGGGCGACGACGAACTGCACTTCGACCTCGAAGCCCTCGACGGCGGGCGCACCCGCTTCACGCTCACCAACGTGCTGGCCGCCCGGGACACGGCCGCCCGCAACGGCGCCGGCTGGGACGTCTGCCTCGCCGCCCTCGACACGCTGGCGCGCGACGAACCCTCCGGCGGACCGCACGCCGGAGGGCTCGCACGCTGGCAGGAGATCTACCGCGGGTACCTCGCCGAAGGCGTCCCCTCGGGGGCCCCGGTGCCCGGAACGGACTGA
- a CDS encoding MFS transporter, with amino-acid sequence MSQTLTEGTGTGAADATSAATSKRRWWILSIIGIAQLMVVLDATIVNIALPSAQADLGFSDGNRQWIVTAYSLAFASLLLLGGRIADLFGRKPAFLVGVAGFAGASVLGGASTSFGMLVTARALQGVFGALLAPAALSLLNTTFTDAKERAKAFSVYGAIAGAGGAVGLLLGGVLTDALDWRWTLFVNLVFAVVAFAGGWVLLSNHRDAAGSKLDLPGTLLVSTGLFAVVFGFSNAETHDWSSPATWGFLLAGALLLTAFVWWQTRAKHPLLPMRVLLDRNRAASFLAVLITGAGMFGVFLFLTYYLQLNLGFSPTKTGVAFLPMMATLMVMAQVSTTILVPRIGPKAVIPAGFAVAAVGMAWLTGIGMGSSFSTDVLPQVLLIGAGLGMVMPPAMSLATSGIAAEDAGVASATVNTMQQVGGSIGTALLNTLAASAATSYLVGKDATNKLVQAQSTIESYTTAFWWSAGFFAAGALIALVLYTRGKPTQDPEAAPVVHM; translated from the coding sequence ATGTCTCAGACCCTGACCGAAGGCACCGGCACGGGTGCCGCGGACGCGACGTCCGCAGCCACGTCGAAGCGGCGGTGGTGGATCCTCTCGATCATCGGGATCGCCCAGCTGATGGTGGTGCTCGACGCCACCATCGTGAACATCGCCCTTCCCTCCGCCCAGGCGGACCTCGGCTTCTCCGACGGCAACCGGCAGTGGATCGTCACCGCCTACTCCCTGGCCTTCGCCTCCCTGCTGCTGCTCGGCGGGCGCATCGCGGACCTGTTCGGACGCAAGCCCGCCTTCCTCGTCGGTGTCGCCGGGTTCGCCGGCGCCTCCGTGCTGGGCGGCGCCTCGACCAGCTTCGGGATGCTGGTCACCGCCCGCGCCCTGCAGGGTGTGTTCGGAGCGCTCCTCGCGCCCGCCGCCCTGTCCCTGCTGAACACGACGTTCACCGACGCCAAGGAGCGCGCCAAGGCGTTCAGTGTCTACGGCGCGATCGCCGGTGCCGGTGGCGCGGTGGGTCTGCTGCTCGGCGGTGTGCTGACCGACGCGCTCGACTGGCGCTGGACCCTGTTCGTCAACCTCGTCTTCGCGGTCGTCGCCTTCGCCGGCGGCTGGGTCCTGCTGAGCAACCACCGTGACGCGGCGGGCTCCAAGCTCGACCTGCCGGGCACGCTGCTGGTCTCCACCGGTCTGTTCGCCGTCGTCTTCGGCTTCTCCAACGCCGAGACGCACGACTGGAGTTCACCCGCCACCTGGGGCTTCCTGCTCGCCGGCGCGCTGCTGCTGACCGCGTTCGTCTGGTGGCAGACCCGCGCCAAGCACCCGCTGCTGCCGATGCGCGTCCTGCTCGACCGCAACCGGGCCGCCTCGTTCCTCGCCGTGCTCATCACCGGCGCGGGCATGTTCGGTGTCTTCCTCTTCCTCACCTACTACCTCCAGCTGAACCTCGGCTTCAGCCCCACCAAGACGGGTGTGGCCTTCCTGCCGATGATGGCGACGCTGATGGTCATGGCGCAGGTCTCCACGACGATCCTGGTGCCGCGGATCGGCCCGAAGGCCGTCATCCCCGCCGGCTTCGCGGTGGCAGCGGTCGGTATGGCCTGGCTGACCGGGATCGGCATGGGCTCGTCCTTCTCGACCGACGTCCTGCCGCAGGTGCTCCTGATCGGCGCCGGACTCGGCATGGTGATGCCGCCCGCCATGTCGCTGGCCACCAGCGGCATCGCCGCCGAGGACGCGGGGGTCGCGTCCGCCACCGTCAACACCATGCAGCAGGTGGGCGGTTCGATCGGCACCGCGCTGCTGAACACGCTCGCCGCGAGTGCCGCGACCAGCTACCTGGTCGGCAAGGACGCGACGAACAAGCTGGTCCAGGCCCAGTCGACGATCGAGAGCTACACCACCGCGTTCTGGTGGTCGGCCGGCTTCTTCGCCGCCGGAGCGCTCATCGCGCTGGTGCTCTACACCCGCGGCAAGCCCACCCAGGACCCGGAGGCCGCACCGGTCGTCCACATGTGA
- a CDS encoding bifunctional phosphatase PAP2/diacylglycerol kinase family protein: MGSLGELDQRLFTRVAAAWVPGADPALRRLSHAADHGRLWLGTAAGLTLVGGHTARRAAVRGLGSLALASLAVNTLVKWSARRPRPLLDGVPRVRLLERQPHTTSFPSGHSASAAAFATGVALESTRYGAVVAPVAAGVAFSRVYVGVHFPGDVLAGVAIGAGAAFLTCRWWPPRAAVPERERPVAPAPALPLGRGLVVFVNGHAGAGAPASAMSPADRLRDLLPEAELVERGADGDFAALLTEAADRAAAAGGALGVCGGDGSVNAAARAAGERGLALAVFPGGTLNHFALDVGVPDFESTAVAVSGGEAVAVDLGAARPDAGRDLRFLNTFSIGLYPELVRIRQHLEPRWGKWPAAAMALARVLRTARPIELELNGRPRRLWLLFAGNGRYVPEGFAPSYRPRLDDGLLDLRLVAAERRLARTRVVASALVGALRHSRVYDAEHVPWVELSGVSGTDTLAYDGEVAPGAAALRLEKEPRALVVYRPTRPLDEVRAQARRAVATARHRRTMRGRRLPEDGGPSA; the protein is encoded by the coding sequence ATGGGTTCACTCGGCGAACTGGACCAGCGGCTGTTCACACGGGTCGCCGCGGCGTGGGTCCCCGGCGCCGATCCGGCGTTGCGGCGGCTCAGTCACGCGGCCGACCACGGGCGGCTGTGGCTCGGGACCGCGGCCGGGCTCACCCTCGTCGGCGGGCACACCGCGCGCCGTGCGGCGGTGCGGGGCCTCGGTTCCCTGGCGCTCGCCTCGCTGGCCGTCAACACGCTGGTGAAATGGAGCGCCCGCCGGCCCCGCCCGCTCCTGGACGGCGTCCCCCGGGTCCGCCTCCTCGAACGTCAGCCGCACACCACCTCCTTCCCCTCCGGGCACTCCGCCTCCGCCGCGGCCTTCGCCACCGGCGTCGCCCTGGAGTCCACGCGGTACGGCGCCGTGGTCGCGCCGGTGGCCGCGGGCGTCGCCTTCTCCCGTGTCTACGTGGGGGTCCACTTCCCCGGCGACGTGCTCGCCGGCGTGGCCATCGGGGCGGGTGCCGCCTTCCTGACCTGCCGCTGGTGGCCGCCCCGCGCCGCCGTGCCGGAGCGGGAACGGCCCGTCGCGCCCGCACCCGCCCTGCCGCTGGGCCGGGGGCTCGTCGTGTTCGTCAACGGCCACGCCGGTGCCGGGGCGCCCGCGTCGGCGATGTCGCCCGCCGACCGGCTGCGTGACCTCCTGCCCGAGGCGGAGCTGGTCGAGCGCGGCGCCGACGGCGACTTCGCGGCACTGCTCACCGAGGCCGCCGACCGGGCCGCCGCAGCCGGGGGCGCCCTGGGCGTCTGCGGCGGCGACGGCAGTGTGAACGCCGCGGCCCGCGCCGCGGGCGAACGCGGCCTGGCGCTGGCGGTGTTCCCCGGCGGCACCCTCAACCACTTCGCCCTCGACGTCGGCGTGCCCGACTTCGAGTCCACCGCCGTCGCCGTGAGCGGGGGAGAGGCGGTGGCGGTCGACCTCGGCGCGGCCCGCCCGGACGCCGGGCGGGACCTGCGGTTCCTCAACACCTTCAGCATCGGGCTCTACCCCGAACTCGTGCGTATCCGGCAGCACTTGGAGCCGCGGTGGGGCAAGTGGCCGGCCGCCGCGATGGCCCTGGCCCGGGTGCTGCGCACCGCGCGACCGATCGAGCTGGAGCTCAACGGCCGGCCCCGCCGGCTGTGGCTGCTCTTCGCGGGCAACGGACGGTACGTCCCCGAGGGCTTCGCCCCGTCGTACCGGCCCCGCCTGGACGACGGACTCCTCGACCTGCGTCTGGTCGCCGCGGAACGCCGCCTCGCCCGGACCCGGGTCGTCGCCTCCGCGCTCGTGGGGGCGCTGCGTCACTCACGGGTCTACGACGCCGAGCACGTCCCCTGGGTGGAGCTGTCGGGCGTCTCCGGTACGGACACACTCGCGTACGACGGTGAAGTCGCCCCCGGCGCGGCCGCGTTGCGGCTGGAGAAGGAACCCCGGGCCCTGGTGGTGTACCGGCCCACCCGGCCTCTGGACGAGGTCCGTGCGCAGGCGCGCCGAGCCGTCGCCACGGCGCGCCACCGGCGGACGATGAGGGGCCGCCGTCTCCCTGAAGACGGCGGCCCCTCGGCCTGA